From a region of the Lactuca sativa cultivar Salinas chromosome 4, Lsat_Salinas_v11, whole genome shotgun sequence genome:
- the LOC111878124 gene encoding uncharacterized protein LOC111878124 isoform X2, translating to MFYGSVVWDPWLIVAQIVCIQCLYYLTLGFFMAILVGTRVSMMSLVYFFDYATISISTVTGWCVIASFILSSVAGAGFLLYLIERAKKCLDFSATLYIIHLFICIIYGGWPTSITWWIVNGTGLALMALLGEYLCIKRELREIPISRLRSNV from the exons ATGTTCTATGGTTCGGTGGTATGGGATCCATGGCTAATTGTAGCTCAAATTGTATGCATTCAGTGCTTGTACTATCTGACGTTGGGATTTTTCATGGCTATTCTTGTTGGAACTAGGGTTTCGatgatgagccttgtttacttCTTTGATTACGCTACGATTAGCATCTCCACAGTTACCGGCTGGTGTGTCATCGCTTCTTTCATCCTCAGCTCTGTAGCCGG GGCTGGTTTCTTGCTTTATTTGATTGAGAGAGCAAAGAAGTGCCTGGATTTTTCTGCCACCCTTTACATCATCCATCTATTCATATGCATCATATATGGAGGTTGGCCTACATCAATTACATGGTGGATTGTCAATGGCACTGGATTGGCACTAATGGCTTTGTTAGGAGAATATTTGTGTATAAAACGTGAATTGCGAGAAATTCCCATTTCAAGACTCCGATCAA ATGTTTGA
- the LOC111878124 gene encoding uncharacterized protein LOC111878124 isoform X1 translates to MFYGSVVWDPWLIVAQIVCIQCLYYLTLGFFMAILVGTRVSMMSLVYFFDYATISISTVTGWCVIASFILSSVAGAGFLLYLIERAKKCLDFSATLYIIHLFICIIYGGWPTSITWWIVNGTGLALMALLGEYLCIKRELREIPISRLRSRSEEDDDPAVLLDIDLDSFNED, encoded by the exons ATGTTCTATGGTTCGGTGGTATGGGATCCATGGCTAATTGTAGCTCAAATTGTATGCATTCAGTGCTTGTACTATCTGACGTTGGGATTTTTCATGGCTATTCTTGTTGGAACTAGGGTTTCGatgatgagccttgtttacttCTTTGATTACGCTACGATTAGCATCTCCACAGTTACCGGCTGGTGTGTCATCGCTTCTTTCATCCTCAGCTCTGTAGCCGG GGCTGGTTTCTTGCTTTATTTGATTGAGAGAGCAAAGAAGTGCCTGGATTTTTCTGCCACCCTTTACATCATCCATCTATTCATATGCATCATATATGGAGGTTGGCCTACATCAATTACATGGTGGATTGTCAATGGCACTGGATTGGCACTAATGGCTTTGTTAGGAGAATATTTGTGTATAAAACGTGAATTGCGAGAAATTCCCATTTCAAGACTCCGATCAA gaagtgaagaagatgatgatccgGCTGTATTATTAGACATTGATTTGGATTCCTTTAATGAAGACTAA
- the LOC111878123 gene encoding probable sulfate transporter 3.4 — protein sequence MGLNSNRVDHYSGSGHANQGLTSTAPATITVPGETMRSLELHNVCLPPQKTTLQKLRHRLSEVFFPDDPLHGFKNQSRFRKLILALQYFFPIFEWAPNYNLTLLRSDVVSGLTIASLAIPQGISYAKLANLPPIIGLYSSFVPPLIYSVLGSSKHLAVGPVSIASLVMGTMLNEAVPYNKDPVLYLKLAFTATFFAGVFQATLGLLRLGFVIDFLSKATLVGFMAGAAVIVSLQQLKGLLGIVHFTTKMQIIPVLTSVIQHRNEWSWQTIVMGFCFLGFLLATRHIGLRKPKLFWISAAAPLASVILSTLLVTLFRSKLHGIATIGHLEKGLNPPSSNMLYFHGEFLGVAIKTGIITGILSLTEGIAVGRTFASLNDYQVDGNKEMLAIGVMNMAGSCTSCYVTTGSFSRSAVNANAGAKSVVSNIIMASTVLITLLFLMPLFHYTPNLILAAIIITAVIGLMDYQSTIRLWKVDKLDFVACLCSFFGVLFISVPIGLAIAVGVSVFKILLHVTRPNTGVLGNIPGTQIYQNVNRYREARRVPWFVILGVDAPIYFANSTYLQERILRWIREEEELLAANNGPSLKCVIIDMTAVTAIDTSGLGMVKELKKMLEKRSLQLVLANPGGSVMEKLHQSEILESFGLEGVYLSVDEAVADISSAWKA from the exons ATGGGCCTCAATTCGAACCGAGTCGATCACTATTCGGGTTCGGGTCATGCAAATCAAGGGCTCACATCAACTGCTCCGGCGACGATAACAGTTCCCGGAGAAACAATGAGGTCGCTGGAGTTGCACAATGTTTGTTTGCCGCCACAAAAAACCACCTTACAGAAACTCAGGCATCGGTTATCTGAGGTCTTCTTCCCCGATGATCCACTCCATGGATTCAAAAACCAATCGCGTTTTCGAAAACTGATTCTCGCTCTTCAATACTTCTTTCCGATCTTCGAATGGGCGCCGAATTACAATCTTACACTCCTCCGTTCCGACGTAGTTTCCGGTCTTACCATTGCTAGCCTCGCGATTCCTCAG GGGATTAGTTATGCGAAGCTTGCGAACTTGCCTCCAATAATCGGGCTAT ACTCGAGCTTTGTGCCACCGTTGATCTACTCTGTGCTTGGGAGTTCAAAGCATCTAGCAGTGGGGCCAGTGTCAATAGCGTCACTTGTCATGGGAACAATGTTAAACGAAGCAGTTCCATACAACAAAGATCCAGTTCTCTACCTTAAGTTGGCTTTCACTGCTACTTTCTTTGCTGGTGTCTTTCAAGCAACTTTAGGTCTTCTCAG GTTAGGGTTTGTTATCGATTTCTTATCGAAAGCGACCCTTGTTGGTTTCATGGCTGGGGCAGCTGTTATTGTATCTTTACAACAACTGAAAGGGCTACTTGGGATTGTTCATTTCACTACCAAAATGCAAATAATTCCCGTTTTAACCTCTGTCATTCAACACAGAAATGAA TGGTCTTGGCAAACCATTGTGATGGGGTTTTGCTTCTTGGGGTTTTTACTTGCCACGAGACATATT GGATTACGAAAACCGAAGCTGTTCTGGATATCAGCTGCAGCACCATTGGCGTCGGTGATTCTGTCGACTCTTTTAGTCACTCTATTCAGATCAAAACTCCATGGGATTGCAACT ATCGGTCACTTGGAAAAGGGATTAAATCCACCATCATCAAACATGTTGTATTTTCACGGCGAGTTTCTCGGGGTCGCCATCAAAACAGGGATCATCACCGGAATACTATCTCTAACA GAAGGAATTGCGGTGGGAAGAACATTTGCCTCTTTGAATGACTACCAGGTGGACGGAAATAAGGAGATGCTCGCCATAGGGGTGATGAACATGGCGGGTTCTTGCACATCTTGCTATGTCACCACGGGCTCGTTTTCCCGATCTGCTGTGAACGCAAACGCTGGTGCTAAATCTGTGGTCTCCAACATCATCATGGCATCAACGGTTTTGATTACTCTTTTGTTCTTGATGCCTCTGTTTCACTACACACCGAATTTAATACTCGCTGCAATCATCATAACTGCTGTGATTGGGCTCATGGACTACCAAAGCACAATCCGGTTATGGAAAGTGGACAAACTCGATTTCGTAGCTTGTTTGTGTTCCTTCTTTGGTGTGCTCTTCATTTCGGTTCCAATTGGTCTTGCAATTGCG GTTGGGGTTTCGGTGTTTAAGATTTTGTTGCATGTGACAAGACCGAATACGGGCGTTTTGGGGAATATTCCGGGGACTCAGATATACCAGAATGTGAATAGGTATAGAGAGGCGAGAAGGGTGCCTTGGTTTGTGATACTTGGTGTTGATGCGCCTATATACTTTGCTAACTCGACTTATCTACAAGAACGGATATTGAGGTGGATAAGAGAAGAAGAGGAGTTGTTAGCAGCTAATAATGGGCCTTCGTTGAAATGTGTTATTATCGATATGACTG CTGTGACAGCGATTGATACCAGTGGTTTGGGAATGGTGAAGGAGTTGAAGAAGATGTTAGAGAAGCGATCACTTCAGTTAGTTTTGGCAAATCCTGGAGGGAGTGTGATGGAGAAGCTACACCAATCAGAGATATTGGAGTCGTTTGGGTTGGAAGGAGTGTACCTAAGTGTTGATGAAGCTGTGGCAGATATATCATCAGCATGGAAAGCTTAA